CGCGCCGCCGTTGACGACGCCCAGCGCGAAGCGGTTCTCCACCTGCGCGCGCCCCACCCGCAGCGTGTTGGTGCTCATCGACGGCACCAGGCTCAGGTTCACCGGCAGCTGGACGCGCCCCCGCGGAGACAGCGACATGCCTCCGCCACCGCCGCGCATCACGGTGGCCTCGTGGCCCACGCCCAGGAAGTCACCGGGGGCCAGCGGCGTGCGCATGCCCTCCTTCAGCGTGAAGGCCGCCTCGGACACGCCGCCGTCCCACTCGCGCCGGGCGCGGTAGATGCCAGGGGCCAGGCCCAGCTCGGTGGCGCGGCCGGACTGCTTCTGCACCTCCACCACCAGCGTGCCCACCGCGTCGCGCACGTACAGGCGGCCCTCCAGCGGTTCGGTGAGGACCAGGCCCGCGGTGGTGGCGCGCAGGTCGGTCATCACCAGGTCGCCGGTGCCCGCGAGCTCGATGTCGTAGTTGGGGTGCTGCGCGCCGCCCTGCGTGCGCTCGGTGCGCGCGAGCGTTTCGTGGAAGGCGAACTGGTAGGCCTCCGTGAGGGTGACGCGGCCGTCGTGCGTGACGTCCGCGGCGCCACGCAGGCCGGACAGCAGGTGGTGCGTGAAGAATGAGCCGCCCAGCCGGTCCGACTCCTGTGACGCCTCGTCCGCGCTGGACGACGTGAGGATGGCGTGGCCCTTCACCTGGATGGCGGAGTCCACCAGGAACGCGGGCCGCGAGACGCCGCCCTTCTTGCGCGCGAACGCGCCGGACGCGCAGGAGTCCAATACGGCGATGCGCACGTCCGCGGGCAGCCCCTCCAGCGAGCGGCGCAATTCGCCGTAGTCCAGGCGCTGGCCCTTGAGCAGCAGCCCTTCGTCGTCCGAGTGGCCGGAGTAGTACAGCAGCACCTCCACGCGGCGCGCCCCCGCCGTGCGCACGCCCTCCGCCAGGCGGCGCACTCGGTCGAAGCCGGCGAGCACGCCCGCGCGGTCCACGTCCGTGAGGAGCACGCGGTCCTGGGGCAGCACGCCGCCCAGCTCCGACAGCACCGTGGAGAAGGCCTTCGCGTCGGTCTCCGCGTAGCGCAGCCGCACGCGCTCCGGGCCGCCGTCGTTGACGCCCACGAGCAGGGCCAGCCGGCGCACGGCGGCGGTCTCGGCGGCGGGGGCGGGGGTGGCCGCGCCGAGCGCGACCAGGAGGATGACGAGCGCTCTCATGGGGAGGGCTTCTCCAGCAGGAAGGAGGTCTGCCCCAGGCCCGCGGGCAGGGTCAGCGGCGCGGTGCGCGCCTCGGGGGAGGCGGCGAGCACGCGCGCGGCGGCCATCACGCCCTCCAGTTCGAAGGGGGTGTCCGAGGAGACGAGGAAGAACCGCTCGAAGCCGGGGGCGTCGTCCAGCTCGTAGGCGCGGGGCAACAGGTGCGTGCCGCCGCGCTCCAGGGGCGCGGAGGTGTCGCCTGTCGCGGGCAGGTGCGGCGTGACGGTGCCCCGGCCGTCCACGGAGAGGATGACGCCGTGGGCGTGGCCGGCGGCGGTGTACGACAGTTGGACCACGTCACCGGCCTGGGCGGGGGCGCCGTCGGTGAGGCGCTCGGTGCGGGTGCCGGACTGGCGGTGCACGTCGAGCCGGGGCTGGAGTCCCTTGCTGCGCGTGGGCTCCAGGACGCCGGGGGTGCCCGTCGCCGACCACGGGTCGCGCGCCTCCTGCTCC
The sequence above is drawn from the Corallococcus sp. NCRR genome and encodes:
- a CDS encoding caspase family protein, which gives rise to MRALVILLVALGAATPAPAAETAAVRRLALLVGVNDGGPERVRLRYAETDAKAFSTVLSELGGVLPQDRVLLTDVDRAGVLAGFDRVRRLAEGVRTAGARRVEVLLYYSGHSDDEGLLLKGQRLDYGELRRSLEGLPADVRIAVLDSCASGAFARKKGGVSRPAFLVDSAIQVKGHAILTSSSADEASQESDRLGGSFFTHHLLSGLRGAADVTHDGRVTLTEAYQFAFHETLARTERTQGGAQHPNYDIELAGTGDLVMTDLRATTAGLVLTEPLEGRLYVRDAVGTLVVEVQKQSGRATELGLAPGIYRARREWDGGVSEAAFTLKEGMRTPLAPGDFLGVGHEATVMRGGGGGMSLSPRGRVQLPVNLSLVPSMSTNTLRVGRAQVENRFALGVVNGGAALGGGLALGFAGNVYDAEVSGLAMALGFNTSGREVRGAQLSLVTNVAGGPVLGAQASLGLNVAHGDVDGVGQLALGANVARGALGGVQAALGANVTTSDATGMQLSLGVNHANGTMKGVQFTLGVNSVAAAARGIQGSVLLNHAPSLTGMQLGLINVGGDVSGMQLGLINVADTVHGMQLGLVNVSDEVNGVPVGLVSYEKKGQLHLELFGSDVQLTNLALKFGGKHFYTTLLAGIGPDDRFQRFSLGLGLGGHIPLGSRFWVDVDVAASQVLSTRDPFSSASNNLLSQARAMLGFQVMPRLAVFAGPTYNVAFTWGEPEFAKLTTLPVRLHSIGTDTRMQRWPGFQVGVRL
- a CDS encoding ActD-like protein; this encodes MTSPHRTPDWLLERIALGELPPDELAAARDRLSREPDGPSRLAALEADSRATLEALPPDRVAREVKARFARAGSPAAAPRAEAPPSRPSWRFLPALVPVLAAATLVVLVRPGASSQEQEARDPWSATGTPGVLEPTRSKGLQPRLDVHRQSGTRTERLTDGAPAQAGDVVQLSYTAAGHAHGVILSVDGRGTVTPHLPATGDTSAPLERGGTHLLPRAYELDDAPGFERFFLVSSDTPFELEGVMAAARVLAASPEARTAPLTLPAGLGQTSFLLEKPSP